DNA from Anaerolineae bacterium:
ACATGACCCCAGTGCTTTTGCGGCAGACTCCGGCCCCGTTGCACTGTTCGACGGCGCCCGCCAGTCCGTCTTGAGCGGAGAAATCCAGAGTAGGCGTCCACAAGTGGGGGGTGCGGTATTCGGGCCCGTAGCGCAAATTGGCGTCCATCGGAGGCGCGTCCACGATTTTGCCGGGGTTGAGCAGGCCCTGGGGATCGGCGGTCTTTTTGAGGCGGCGGAAGAGGGCGACGATTTCGGAGCCGAATTGCCGCTCCAACCACTCGGAGCGAGCCAGGCCGTCGCCGTGTTCGCCGCTGACCACGCCCCCTACGGACAGGGTGAGGTCCACCGCTTCCTGGGCGATGGCCCTCAGGTCGCGTACGCCCTGTTCGGTGTGCAGGTCGAGCAGGGGGCGAATGTGCAGCACCCCGGCCGAGGCGTGGGCGTAGAAGGCGGCCTCGGTGCCATAGGCGGCCAGCAGTCGCTCCATCTCGCGGGCGAAATGGGCCAGGCGCTCCACGGGAACGGCCAAGTCTTCGATAAAGGCCACCGGTTTGCGACGGCCTGGACGGGACATGAGCAGCCCCAGGCCCACTTTGCGCACCGCCCAGATTTGGGCCTGGTGGTCGGGATCGGCGGCCAGGAAGGCATGGGGCAGGGCTTTCCTGGCGTGCCTCTGGGCTTCCTCTGGGGTCTGGCCGTCGAATTCGACGAGTAGGAGGGCTTGCGGAAGGCCGTCTTGCAGCAAGGGACCAAGGGCGGCGTGGGTGTCGCGGGCGTAGGCCGGGACCGTGAGGGCCAGGCGCAACAGTTCGGCGGGGAGGAGTTCGATGGCCGAGGGGCGCCGTTCCAGCAGGTCGGGCACGGCCTCGCAGGCGTGGGCCACGGAGGGAAAGGCCAGCACGGCCAGTGCCCTGGCCGCCGGTCGAGGCACTAAGTGCAGGGTGAGGCGTCGGGCCAGCGCCAGGGTGCCTTCGGACCCGGCCAGCAGCGGGGCCAGGGAGAGGGTGTCGGGCGAAAGAGGGGGATAGGTCGCGTCCCCACCGGGCATGCCGTTGGCGTCATCCCACTGGGGTGGGCGGTCGGGGGCCCAGGGCAGCAGATAGGGCAGGTTGTAGCCCGAGGCGCGTCGCCAGAGGCGGGGCCAGCGTTCCCGGATGAGGTCGGCGTGGCGGGTGCGCAGGTCCAGGGCAAAGCGGTAGAGGGCGGCGGGCGTACGACTGTACGCCCCTGCCCCGGTGGCCAGTTTTTGGGCCGTTGGCAGCGGCAACGGCGCCCAGGTGTCCGAGGTGCCGTCGGCCAGGAGGACCTCGGCGGCGAGCAGGTGGTCGGCCGCCATGCCGTAGCGGATGGAATGGGCTCCGGTGGCGTTGGTGCCGATGACGCCGCCCACGGTGGCCCGGTCGGCCGAGGAGGGGTCAGGGCCGAATTGCAGGCCATAGGCGGCGAGATGCCGGTTGAGGTCGCCCAGCACCACGCCGGGCTGCACCGTGGCGGTGCGGGCCTCGGGGTTGACCTCCAGGATGGCGTTGAGGTGGCGGGAGAAGTCCACCACCACGCCGGGCCCAATGGCCTGCCCGGCCAGGCCGGACCCCGCTCCGCGCGGCACCAGCGGCACGCCGAATTCGGCGGCCAGGGCCACGATGGCGGCCAGGTGGTCCTCGATGCGGGGCAACACCACCGCCTGGGGCATGATCTGATAGATGGAGGCATCGGTGCTGTAGAGGTAACGCGACGCCGGGTCGTCACGCACCTCGGCGTCGGTTTCGCGGCGCAGGGCTTCGAGGTAGGCACGGAGATGATCCATTGGGAACCCTGGGATGAGGGAATGCGGGGGGAGGGAGACGCAGAGGATTCAAGAGGCGCTGAGGGCGCAGAGGAGATTCAACGCTGGGCTCTCTGTCCCCTCTATGCTTCTGTTCTCCGCCTTTGTGCCCTCTGCGCCTTTCTGCCCCCCTCTGCGGCTTATTCTTCCAGCACTTTCCGCTGAGCGGCCAGGAGCCGCTGGATGCCCGACCAGGCCAGGTCCAGCAGGCGCTCGTGCGTCGCACGGCTGAACGGCGCGCCCTCGGCGGTGCCTTGAATCTCGACAATGCGGCCCTGGGCGTCCATGACTACATTCATGTCCACCTCGGCGTGCAAGTCTTCCGCGTAGCAAAGATCGAGCATCGGTACGCCGTCCACCACGCCCACGCTGACGGCAGCCAAGGGGGAGCGAAACACTTCGGCGGGAATTTCCTCTGCGGCGATCAAGGGGCGCAGCGCCAGCGCCACGGCGACATAGCCGCCGGTGATGGCTGCGGTGCGGGTGCCGCCGTCGGCCTGAAGCACATCGGCGTCCACGGTGATGCTGCGCCGTCCCAGCAGGCTGAGGTCGAAGGCGGCGCGCAGGCTGCGACCGATGAGGCGGCGGATTTCCTGGCTGCGGCTGCTTTGCCAGTTGGTGCGCGGCGTGCGGGTTTGGGTGGCGCGGGGCAGCATGGCGTACTCGGCCGTGATCCAACCGCCCTCACGCCCCTCCTGCTCCATCCAGCGCGGGAGGCTTTCCTCCACTGTGGCGGTGCACAGCACGCGGGTGTTCCCCAGGGCGATGAGCACCGAGCCTTCGGCGTAGGGCGCGGCGTGGGGCGTCAGGGATATTGGGCGCAGTTCGTCGGCTTGCCGTCCATCGGGGCGCATGACAGGCTCTCCTGGGTGGGATGATGGTATTCTACCACCCTAAGGGAAGTGGAGATGGGGCAACGCCCCCAGCAGGGGATAGGCATCGGCAGACCAAAAAGTCAGTGCCTGGCGCCCTGAGACGAGGATGGTGGCGGGATGGATGGTTCTCTCCTCTGATGGGGGGGTGCGGCCGTGACTGCCTGGGTGAGGTGAGGGGATGGCCGCCTCCCGCAAAAAGCGCACCGACCGCCTGACCATTCAGACGGTCGGTGGTGAAGGGGCCCTTCTCCTCCTAAGCAGGGCCACCACCGGTTAGCGTGTGCGAAGGCGCAGAGCGCGTCGCAGGGTGCGTTCCTCGCCGGGGGTGAGGGCCCGCCACTGGCCGGGGCGCAGCCCTACGGCGGTAAAGGGGCCGATGCGCCAGCGGAACAGGCGCAGGGTGGGCAACCCTACCGCCGCGGTCATGTGCCGCACCTGGTGTTTCTTGCCCTCGGTGAGCGTGTTCTGCAGCCAGGTGGTGGGGCCGTGCGGCGTCACCGGTTTGGGGCGGGGCGGCAGCGGCGGCGGAGGGATGACCTGCACTTTGGCAGGGCGTGTGCGATAGCCGCCTTTGATGAACACGCCTTCCCGCAGGGCGTTCAGTTGCTCGTCGTTCGGCACCCCTTCGACCTGCACCCAGTAGGTCTTGGGCAGTTTGTAGCGCGGGTGGGTCAGGCGGTGGGCCACAGCGCCGTCGTCCGTGAGTAGCAGCAATCCTTCGGAGCGCAAATCCAGCCGCCCGGCCGGGTACACATCGGAAAGGGGAATGTACTGCGCCAGCGTTGGGCGACCCTCTGGGTCGGTGAAGGCGGAAAGCACGCCGTAAGGTTTGTTGAACAGCAGAATCATGCTCACAAAGCCCAGGCCAGCAGGATGCCCAGGATGGCGCTGATGAGCCCTAAGTGCAGGAAAAGGTTGGTGCGGGCCAGCCAGGCCGAAGGAAACGCCAGCACGATCAACAGGTTCAGGATGATCAGCGCCAGGCCCACCAGGGGGAGGAGCCCTTTTCGGTGAGCGAAGTACTCGGCCACGAGGTCCAGAAAACGGTTGAAAGCGTCCAGCATGGGGTTCCCTCTCGGACAGGCCTACTCGGCAGTGGTTTCTTGCAGGGCTTCCCCAGAGGAAGCGGTGACCATGAACGGCGCAAAGCGGGCCAGGAGGCGTCCGGGCAGGCGCCCTCGAATGGTCACCCTGCCGCGATGGTGCTCCACCCGCTCTACCTGTCCCAGTTCGTGGAAGAGGGCGATCAGGCCGCCCTGTTCGTAGGGCAGGTCCACCACCACCGGGGTGTAGGTGGCGTAGAGTTTGTCGGCCATGGCCTGCAGGAGTTTGGGGATACCCTGTCCGGTGAGCGCCGAGATGGCCACGGCGTTGGGAAAGCGGGACAGGGACGCCTGGGCACGCTCAGGGTCTTCCAGCAGGTCCACTTTGTTGAGCACGGTAAGCACGGGGATGTGGGCCGCGCCGATATTGTGCAGGGTACGCAAGACCACCTCGGCCTGGGCAGTGGCGCGGGGATGGGAGATGTCGATGACATGGAGGAGCAAATCGGCCTCGGCGATTTCCTCTAAGGTGGCGCGGAAGGCGGCGACCAGGGAGGTGGGCAGTTTCTGGATGAAGCCCACGGTGTCGGTGACCAGGGCCAGATGACCGCCGGGGAGTTCAATGCGCCGGGTGGTGGGGTCGAGAGTGGCGAAGAGTTGGTCGGCCACATAGACCCCCGCCTGGCTCAGGCGGTTGAGCAGGGTGGATTTGCCGGCGTTGGTGTAGCCCACCAGCGAGACCACAGGAAGTCGATTGCGGCGACGGCGGGCGCGGTAGCGTTGACGGTGGGCGCGGACCTTCTCCAACTCGCGGCGCAGGTGGTCCATGCGGCGGCGGATGTCGCGCCGGTCCACCTCCAACTGCTTTTCGCCGGGGCCACGCAGCCCCACGCCGCCCATGCGTCCGGCGCGTCCGCCACCGCCGCCGGTCTGCCGCGCCAGGTGAGTCCAGGCGCGGGTCAGCCGGGGGAGCCGGTATTCGTATTGGGCCAGTTCGACCTGCAACGCGCCCTCGCGGGTGCGCGCGTGTTGCGCGAAAATGTCCAAAATGAGGGCCGTGCGGTCCAGGATGCGCACCCGGTCGCCGAAGTAGTTCTCCAGTTCGCGCAGGTGGCGGGGGTTGAGTTCGTCGTCGAACAGCAGCACATCGGCCTCGGTCTCCTCGACCAGGGCGCGAATTTCTTCCAACTTGCCTTTGCCCACCAGGTATTTGGGGTTCGGGCGGTTGAGGCGCTGGGTGGTTTGCCCGACGACCGCCAGCCCGGCGGTCTCGGCCAAGCGGGCCAGTTCTTCCAGGGAGTCTTCCAGCGGCAAAGGCCCTTCTTTGCCGCGAATCTCGACGCCCACGAGGAAGGCGTGCTCTTGGGGCGGCTGGGTGGGCAGTGGGATTTGGCCCTGGCGGACGGTGCTCATGCGCGTTTCTTTTTGTCCCATTGGATGAGGCGCTCCATGGCTTCACGCAAGCGTGAGGCCTCGGTGCCCAAAGAGATACGCAGATACCCTTCGCCGTGCGGGCCGAAGATCACCCCGGGCGTGGTGCTCACCCCGGTTTCCCGCAGCAAGCGGTCGCAGAAGGCTTTGCTGTCTTGCTCGCCTTCGGGCAGGCGGGCCCACACATAGAGAGAGGCCTTGGGCTTTTGCGCCTGCAGGCGGGTCTCTTTCAGGGCTTCCAACACGATGTCGCGGCGTTCCTGATACACCCCGTTGCGCCAGGCGATCCACTCGTCCAGTTCGGCGTTGCGCAGGGCGGCCGCGCCAGCGCGCAGGATGGGCAGGAAATGGGAGGTGTCCAACTGGCTTTTGTACACATGCACATAGCGCACCACCTCGGGGTGGCCCACCAGCATCCCTAAACGCCAGCCAGCCATGTTGAAGCCCTTGGAGAAGGAGTTGAACTCCACGGCCACTTCTTTGGCGCCGGGCACTTCCAGGATGCTGGGCGCGCGGTAGCCTTCAAAGGTGACGTCCATATAGGGGGCATCATGGGCGATGAGGATGTCATACTTGCGAGCAAAGGCTACAGCTTTTTCGAAAAAGGCCATAGGCGCCACGGCGCCGGTGGGATTGTTAGGGTAGTTGAGCCAGAGCAGTTTGGCCCGTCGAGCCATCTCTTCGGGGATGGCGTCCAGATCGGGGAGGAACCCGTTGGCTTCCTCCAGGGGCATGAAGAAAATCTCCGCCCCGGCAATTTTGGCCCCGGCCCGGTAGGTGGCGTACCCCGGATCCGGAATGAGGACCAGGTCCCCCGGGTTGAGCAGGGCCTGGGCCAGGTGGAACAATCCCTCCTTGGAACCGATGAGGGCCAGGACCTCGGTGGCCGGGTCCAGGGTGACGCCGAAGCGGCGCTGGTAGTATTCGGCAACGGCCTCTTTGAAGTCGGGCGTGCCGCCGTAGGGGGTGTAGGCGTGGGTGTCGGGACGGCGGGCCTCTTCCACCAGGGTTTCGATGACCGCTGAAGGAGGCGGCAGATCCGGCGCGCCGATGTCGATGCGGATGACATCCAGGCCTTCGGCCTTCAAGGTGGCGATTTTCTTGCCCAGTTGGGCGAAAAAGTAGGCGCCAAATGAGGCTATTCGGTCAGCGGGTTGGATGTTCATGGGGCTCTCCTTCTGTGAGTCGTAGGGTTTCGGCCAAACGGCGATACATTTCCAGATGGGCCAGGTCGGTTTGGGGCGGTTCGTCGTAGAGGGGCAGGAGCACATGGAATGTGGAGCCCGGGCAACGGGCTTCGTCGTGGCCCGGGGATTCGACCCAGATGGTGCCGCCGTGAGCCTCGATGATCCCTTTGGTCATGGGCAGGCCTAACCCGGGCCCACCGCCCTTGAATTTGGTCTTGCTCGAGGAATGCGTCAGCGGGTTGCCCAATCGGGCGAAGAAGTCGAAGATGTACTCCTGGTCTTCGGGGGCAATGCCGATGCCGGTGTCCTGGATGATCACTTCAACGAAGCCGGGCAGTAGACGCCCGTCAATGGTGATGCGACCGCCGTCGGGGGTGAACTTGATGGCGTTGCTCAGCAGGTGGCCAAAGGCCTGGTATAGACGTTCAGGATCACCATAGAGGAGCCTGTCGCTGCCGGGAAACTCTCGGACCTCCAGGGTCTGGTTTCGCTCCTGCAACACGGAGGTGAATTCCAGGGCCAGGCTTTGGAACAGGCGATTGAGCCACAAAGGTTGAAAGGAGAGTTCCAGCAGATTGGCGTGGATAAGGGAGATGTCCACCAGGTCGTTGACGATTTCGCGGATGCGGTCCGCGCCGCGCAGGATGCCTTCCAGGTAGTTCAGCAGTTGCTCGTTGCCCAGGCGCTCCAACGCTTCACGCAGGATGGCGGAATAGCCCTCGATGACGGTGAGGGGAGTGCGCAGTTCGTGGGCGGCCACGGAGATGAAGGTCAACTTGGCCTGGTGCAGTTGTTCCTTCTCGCGTTGCACTTCCTCCCAGCGGCGGTTGACCCGTTTGATGCGCTCGCGCATCTCCTCGCGCGCGGCGAAGGGCAGCAGGTGAGCCCACACGGGAAGGAGGGCCTGTTGGGCCTGGACCGCCTGATCGCCAGGCCACGCCCGCTGGAGGGCGCGATAAGTGGCCTGCTGCAGCCGAACCACCACCTGGAAGATGGAAAAAGAGGGCGCTTCGGAGGGCTCGTCGGTCTGGTCGGGATTGTTGGCGATCCAGCGGCGGAGCAGGTTCTCCAGTTCGGTGAAGTGATGCGTCTCGATGGCCCTGACCAGCGCGGCGAAGAATTCCTTCAGCACAGGGCGGAGCCAACGTCGTTGCTCCGGAGGCGCATCCAGTTCCACCAGGGCTTCTTTCAGCCAGGTTGGTTGTAAGGTGTTCCAGGCAAGTGAACCTTGACTCATAGCGTCTATAGTTTACGCCATGAGGCGGGTTTTGCCAAGTGATAAACCGCAGGAGGAACACTCAAAGTCGCATCAGGTGGGAAGCGCCTCTTCCAGGGGCAGGGAGAGGCGTAGTTGTTGGGGTGGGCGGCGGCCGTCCAGGAGGATGTAGGGGCTCATGCGTTGGACAGGGAAACCCAGGGCCCGCAGTTGTTCGACCGAGCGCAGGCGCACCTCGCGGCGCACACGGAGGAGGAGCCCAACGCGACGCGGGCCCAGGCCGGGCACGCGCAGCAGCCGTTCTTTAGGGGCGGTGTTCAGTTCCACCGGGTGCTCGCGCAGGTGGGCGTCGGCCCAGGCCTGCTTGGGGTCGCTGTGGCGGGGTAAGTTTCCCTGCTCATCCAGGGGCAGTTCCTCGAGGACAAAGCTGTAATCGCGCAGTAAGAAGAAGGCCTGGTGAAGGTGGTGGGCGCGGCGAGGGTCTTCGGGCGGCAGGTGTTCCAGCGGCGTGTCGGGAATGGGACGGAAAGGTGAGAAGTACACCCGGCGCAGGGTGAGTTTCGGTAGCCATTCGGCGGCCACGGCCAACAGGTCCCGGTCGCTTTC
Protein-coding regions in this window:
- a CDS encoding FAD-binding protein, with translation MDHLRAYLEALRRETDAEVRDDPASRYLYSTDASIYQIMPQAVVLPRIEDHLAAIVALAAEFGVPLVPRGAGSGLAGQAIGPGVVVDFSRHLNAILEVNPEARTATVQPGVVLGDLNRHLAAYGLQFGPDPSSADRATVGGVIGTNATGAHSIRYGMAADHLLAAEVLLADGTSDTWAPLPLPTAQKLATGAGAYSRTPAALYRFALDLRTRHADLIRERWPRLWRRASGYNLPYLLPWAPDRPPQWDDANGMPGGDATYPPLSPDTLSLAPLLAGSEGTLALARRLTLHLVPRPAARALAVLAFPSVAHACEAVPDLLERRPSAIELLPAELLRLALTVPAYARDTHAALGPLLQDGLPQALLLVEFDGQTPEEAQRHARKALPHAFLAADPDHQAQIWAVRKVGLGLLMSRPGRRKPVAFIEDLAVPVERLAHFAREMERLLAAYGTEAAFYAHASAGVLHIRPLLDLHTEQGVRDLRAIAQEAVDLTLSVGGVVSGEHGDGLARSEWLERQFGSEIVALFRRLKKTADPQGLLNPGKIVDAPPMDANLRYGPEYRTPHLWTPTLDFSAQDGLAGAVEQCNGAGVCRKSTGVMCPSFQATREEQYTTRGRANLLRALLTGAIPQAEEAAKDALDLCLACKGCKAECPSAVDMAKLKYEFLHHYYRTHRRPVRDYLFAFVDRLAPWGAALAPVANLLTPILHRALGGLIGLETKRRSLPKLAWRWPRSPLPSPSRRGKEGRGARSAAQGGEERAPTVLYLPDAFTRYFEPEVERAALALLRAAGERPLVLPVVGAGRPLISKGFLDAARQRARRVLAAGQRLDPDGQLPIVGAEPSEIYTLSDEYPDLLPSEATRALARRAWLVDEYLLRRPEALERLRALRPAADEATVRLHGHCYQKARPPAEDGQPVGVSATVAFLEALGVRVEVIEAGCCGMAGAFGYEAEHVDLSFQIGELALFPAVRQTPLDVPVLAVGTSCRHQIYDGTQREAIHPLVYAARLLEPSLTRAPSGHSIMEG
- the rph gene encoding ribonuclease PH, with the protein product MRPDGRQADELRPISLTPHAAPYAEGSVLIALGNTRVLCTATVEESLPRWMEQEGREGGWITAEYAMLPRATQTRTPRTNWQSSRSQEIRRLIGRSLRAAFDLSLLGRRSITVDADVLQADGGTRTAAITGGYVAVALALRPLIAAEEIPAEVFRSPLAAVSVGVVDGVPMLDLCYAEDLHAEVDMNVVMDAQGRIVEIQGTAEGAPFSRATHERLLDLAWSGIQRLLAAQRKVLEE
- a CDS encoding rRNA pseudouridine synthase, yielding MSMILLFNKPYGVLSAFTDPEGRPTLAQYIPLSDVYPAGRLDLRSEGLLLLTDDGAVAHRLTHPRYKLPKTYWVQVEGVPNDEQLNALREGVFIKGGYRTRPAKVQVIPPPPLPPRPKPVTPHGPTTWLQNTLTEGKKHQVRHMTAAVGLPTLRLFRWRIGPFTAVGLRPGQWRALTPGEERTLRRALRLRTR
- the hflX gene encoding GTPase HflX, with translation MGQKETRMSTVRQGQIPLPTQPPQEHAFLVGVEIRGKEGPLPLEDSLEELARLAETAGLAVVGQTTQRLNRPNPKYLVGKGKLEEIRALVEETEADVLLFDDELNPRHLRELENYFGDRVRILDRTALILDIFAQHARTREGALQVELAQYEYRLPRLTRAWTHLARQTGGGGGRAGRMGGVGLRGPGEKQLEVDRRDIRRRMDHLRRELEKVRAHRQRYRARRRRNRLPVVSLVGYTNAGKSTLLNRLSQAGVYVADQLFATLDPTTRRIELPGGHLALVTDTVGFIQKLPTSLVAAFRATLEEIAEADLLLHVIDISHPRATAQAEVVLRTLHNIGAAHIPVLTVLNKVDLLEDPERAQASLSRFPNAVAISALTGQGIPKLLQAMADKLYATYTPVVVDLPYEQGGLIALFHELGQVERVEHHRGRVTIRGRLPGRLLARFAPFMVTASSGEALQETTAE
- a CDS encoding aminotransferase class I/II-fold pyridoxal phosphate-dependent enzyme, producing the protein MNIQPADRIASFGAYFFAQLGKKIATLKAEGLDVIRIDIGAPDLPPPSAVIETLVEEARRPDTHAYTPYGGTPDFKEAVAEYYQRRFGVTLDPATEVLALIGSKEGLFHLAQALLNPGDLVLIPDPGYATYRAGAKIAGAEIFFMPLEEANGFLPDLDAIPEEMARRAKLLWLNYPNNPTGAVAPMAFFEKAVAFARKYDILIAHDAPYMDVTFEGYRAPSILEVPGAKEVAVEFNSFSKGFNMAGWRLGMLVGHPEVVRYVHVYKSQLDTSHFLPILRAGAAALRNAELDEWIAWRNGVYQERRDIVLEALKETRLQAQKPKASLYVWARLPEGEQDSKAFCDRLLRETGVSTTPGVIFGPHGEGYLRISLGTEASRLREAMERLIQWDKKKRA
- a CDS encoding HAMP domain-containing histidine kinase, encoding MSQGSLAWNTLQPTWLKEALVELDAPPEQRRWLRPVLKEFFAALVRAIETHHFTELENLLRRWIANNPDQTDEPSEAPSFSIFQVVVRLQQATYRALQRAWPGDQAVQAQQALLPVWAHLLPFAAREEMRERIKRVNRRWEEVQREKEQLHQAKLTFISVAAHELRTPLTVIEGYSAILREALERLGNEQLLNYLEGILRGADRIREIVNDLVDISLIHANLLELSFQPLWLNRLFQSLALEFTSVLQERNQTLEVREFPGSDRLLYGDPERLYQAFGHLLSNAIKFTPDGGRITIDGRLLPGFVEVIIQDTGIGIAPEDQEYIFDFFARLGNPLTHSSSKTKFKGGGPGLGLPMTKGIIEAHGGTIWVESPGHDEARCPGSTFHVLLPLYDEPPQTDLAHLEMYRRLAETLRLTEGEPHEHPTR
- a CDS encoding radical SAM protein, producing the protein HLKLMPGADKEQVLRTMQLADRISVNLEAPGARFLQRLAPHKRYWGELLQLLRWVAEIQQEHHPAEFGLPRWPSITTQFVVGAAGESDRDLLAVAAEWLPKLTLRRVYFSPFRPIPDTPLEHLPPEDPRRAHHLHQAFFLLRDYSFVLEELPLDEQGNLPRHSDPKQAWADAHLREHPVELNTAPKERLLRVPGLGPRRVGLLLRVRREVRLRSVEQLRALGFPVQRMSPYILLDGRRPPQQLRLSLPLEEALPT